Proteins from a genomic interval of Verrucomicrobium sp.:
- a CDS encoding bifunctional UDP-3-O-[3-hydroxymyristoyl] N-acetylglucosamine deacetylase/3-hydroxyacyl-ACP dehydratase — translation MSSAKQHTLQKEVTVKGTALHTGSHVTLTLKPAPTGTGYVFKRTDLADEPTVAAHIDQVRQTERATTLGEGNVKIHTVEHVLASLRGCGVDNAIIELDANEPPIGDGSGSLFVDAIAEAGLLEQDLPAKAYELREPVCVTGKDGAHMAAWPSDTFQVTCTNANHTGNFTQFLHWKHEPSRFARELGQARTFVFYEEVQPLMEKGLIKGGSLENAIVIKGDSLVSRQPLRYQDELVRHKIFDIVGDLALFPLKLKAHIVASKPSHGLNVELAKAIAKQYRNYVSQLMPVENIPVGEGALDINGVMKILPHRYPFLLVDRILQFPAENKAIGQKTVTINEPFFPGHFPGHPIMPGVLQIEAMAQVASILMLRQAENAGRLGYFMSVDKAKFRRPVMPGDTLIMEVELTKSRAKIGKARGQCLVNGQVVCEADLMFALVDG, via the coding sequence ATGTCTTCGGCCAAGCAGCACACGCTCCAAAAGGAAGTGACCGTCAAGGGGACGGCCCTCCACACGGGGAGCCACGTCACCCTGACCCTCAAGCCCGCTCCCACCGGCACCGGCTACGTTTTCAAGCGGACCGACCTGGCCGACGAGCCGACGGTCGCCGCCCACATCGACCAAGTCCGCCAGACGGAGCGCGCCACCACCCTGGGAGAGGGCAACGTGAAGATCCACACCGTGGAGCACGTCCTGGCCAGCCTGCGCGGCTGCGGCGTGGACAACGCCATCATCGAGCTGGACGCCAACGAGCCCCCCATCGGCGATGGCAGCGGGTCCCTCTTCGTCGACGCCATCGCGGAGGCGGGCCTCTTGGAGCAGGACCTTCCGGCCAAGGCCTACGAGCTGCGCGAGCCCGTCTGCGTCACCGGCAAGGACGGCGCCCATATGGCCGCCTGGCCCAGCGACACCTTCCAGGTCACCTGCACCAACGCCAACCATACCGGCAACTTCACCCAGTTCCTCCACTGGAAGCATGAGCCCTCCCGCTTCGCCCGGGAGCTCGGCCAGGCGCGCACCTTCGTCTTTTACGAGGAGGTCCAGCCCCTCATGGAGAAGGGCCTCATCAAGGGCGGCAGCCTGGAGAACGCCATCGTCATCAAGGGAGACTCCCTGGTCAGCCGCCAGCCCCTGCGCTACCAGGACGAGCTGGTCCGCCACAAGATCTTCGACATCGTCGGCGACCTGGCGCTGTTCCCCCTGAAGCTGAAGGCCCACATCGTGGCCAGCAAGCCGAGCCACGGCCTCAACGTCGAGCTGGCCAAGGCCATCGCCAAGCAATACCGCAACTACGTCTCCCAGCTCATGCCGGTGGAGAACATCCCCGTGGGAGAGGGCGCCCTCGACATCAACGGGGTGATGAAGATCCTGCCCCACCGCTACCCCTTCCTCCTGGTCGACCGCATCCTCCAGTTCCCGGCGGAGAACAAGGCCATCGGCCAGAAGACGGTCACCATCAACGAGCCCTTCTTCCCCGGCCACTTCCCGGGGCACCCGATCATGCCGGGCGTCCTCCAGATCGAGGCCATGGCCCAGGTGGCCAGCATCCTCATGCTCCGCCAGGCGGAAAACGCCGGGCGCCTCGGCTACTTCATGAGCGTCGACAAGGCCAAGTTCCGCCGCCCCGTCATGCCGGGGGACACCCTCATCATGGAGGTGGAGCTGACCAAGTCCCGCGCCAAGATCGGCAAGGCCCGCGGCCAGTGCCTGGTCAACGGCCAGGTCGTCTGCGAGGCCGACCTCATGTTCGCCCTGGTCGACGGCTAG
- the lpxA gene encoding acyl-ACP--UDP-N-acetylglucosamine O-acyltransferase has protein sequence MAIHPTAVVDPGARLGAGVEVGPYAVVGAGVVLGDRCRVDHHASIEGPAEIGPDNHFFPFSAIGGRTQDLKYAGEPTHLRIGAGNRFREFTTVNRGTAPGAATVIGDDNLFLAYVHIAHDCRVGSHCVFSNNGTLAGHVVVDDHVILGGLSAVHQFCRIGRYGMVGGCSKIVQDVPPYCLADGNPATVRSLNLVGLRRHGFSTEQIRALRDAQRLLYDGNLNTTQALAKLEEEFPGNPEVSRLVEFVRTSERGIIR, from the coding sequence ATGGCCATCCACCCCACCGCCGTTGTCGATCCCGGAGCCCGGCTGGGAGCCGGCGTCGAGGTCGGCCCCTACGCCGTCGTCGGCGCGGGCGTCGTCCTGGGCGACCGCTGCCGCGTCGACCACCACGCCTCCATCGAGGGGCCGGCGGAAATCGGCCCGGACAACCACTTCTTCCCCTTCTCCGCCATCGGCGGCCGGACGCAGGATCTCAAATACGCGGGGGAGCCCACCCACCTGCGGATCGGCGCGGGAAACCGCTTCCGGGAATTCACCACCGTCAACCGGGGCACCGCCCCCGGCGCCGCCACCGTCATCGGGGACGACAACCTCTTCCTGGCCTACGTCCACATCGCCCACGACTGCCGCGTGGGGAGCCACTGCGTCTTTTCCAACAACGGCACCCTGGCCGGACACGTCGTCGTCGACGACCACGTCATCCTGGGCGGCCTCTCCGCCGTCCACCAGTTCTGCCGGATCGGCCGCTACGGGATGGTCGGCGGGTGCAGCAAGATCGTCCAGGACGTCCCCCCTTACTGCCTGGCGGACGGGAACCCGGCCACGGTCCGTTCCCTGAACCTGGTGGGCCTGCGCCGCCATGGATTCTCCACCGAGCAGATCCGCGCCCTGCGGGACGCCCAGCGCCTCCTCTACGACGGGAACCTGAACACCACCCAGGCCCTGGCGAAGCTGGAGGAGGAATTCCCGGGCAACCCGGAAGTCTCCCGCCTGGTCGAGTTCGTCCGCACCTCGGAACGCGGCATCATCCGCTAG